Proteins from a single region of Theobroma cacao cultivar B97-61/B2 chromosome 10, Criollo_cocoa_genome_V2, whole genome shotgun sequence:
- the LOC18586138 gene encoding enoyl-CoA delta isomerase 1, peroxisomal: MCMCTVEKKGNLFILTLTGEDEHRLNPTRIDAIRSALNRIRSDSTSHSCSALITTAQGKFFSNGYDLAWAGSSPDKIRLMSSKLRALVADLISFPMPTIAAVTGHACAGGFILAFSHDYVVMRKDRGFLYMSEMDIGLKIPAWFMALISCKIGDPVVRREVVLKAKKLTAEQGVKRGIVDAAYDSAEETVKGAIELGEKLTQKGWNKQVYSENRKQLYKEILDQLGVDETTDDLNKVSIAASKL; the protein is encoded by the exons atgtgCATGTGCACGGTAGAGAAGAAAGGTAACTTGTTCATTTTAACTTTGACCGGAGAAGACGAGCATCGTCTAAACCCAACTCGAATCGATGCAATCCGTTCAGCACTGAACCGAATTCGATCTGACTCCACCTCTCACTCTTGTTCGGCTCTCATCACCACCGCTCAAGGGAAGTTCTTTTCCAACGGCTATGATCTCGCCTGGGCTGGCTCTTCACCAGACAAGATCCGTTTGATGTCTTCCAAGCTTCGAGCACTCGTCGCCGATTTAATCTCTTTTCCTATGCCTACCATCGCTGCCGTCACTGGCCACGCCTGTGCTGGCGGATTCATCTTGGCTTTTAGCCATGACTATGTTGTTATGAGAAAAGATCGAGGGTTTTTGTACATGAGTGAAATGGATATCGGGCTTAAGATTCCAGCTTGGTTCATGGCCCTTATAAG CTGCAAGATCGGCGACCCTGTGGTACGACGGGAGGTGGTGCTGAAAGCGAAGAAGTTGACGGCGGAGCAAGGAGTGAAGAGGGGGATTGTCGACGCGGCGTATGATTCTGCAGAGGAAACGGTGAAAGGGGCGATTGAATTGGGAGAAAAATTAACTCAAAAAGGATGGAACAAACAAGTTTATAGTGAAAATAGGAAGCAGCTTTATAAAGAGATTTTGGATCAGCTTGGCGTCGATGAAACCACTGATGATTTGAACAAAGTCTCAATTGCAGCCTCCAAACTGTAG
- the LOC18586139 gene encoding cellular nucleic acid-binding protein isoform X2: MSLNRSRSPPHGKRFRSIERVSYRDAPHSRDRRNHRQDYLCNKCKRPGHFARECPNMTVCNNCRLPGHVAAECNSTTMCWNCKEPGHLANQCPNEPVCHMCGNMGHLARDCINPGLPAHDARLCNNCYKQGHIAADCTNEKACNNCRKTGHLARDCLYEPVCNICNISGHVARHCTKSSLSSDMGSPFQNIICRNCGQPGHISRDCVSIVICNNCHGRGHLHYECPSARMYDCVGVRR, encoded by the exons ATGAGTTTGAATAGAAGCAGGAGCCCGCCACATGGCAAGAGGTTCCGAAGCATCGAACGTGTCTCCTACCGTGACGCACCTCACTCCAGGGACCGTCGGAATCATCG GCAAGATTATTTGTGCAATAAGTGTAAGCGACCTGGACATTTTGCAAGGGAATGTCCAAATATGACTGTGTGCAACAACTGCAGGCTTCCAGG TCACGTCGCTGCTGAATGCAACTCAACCACTATGTGTTGGAACTGTAAGGAGCCAGGGCATCTTGCCAACCAATGTCCCAATGAGCCCGTTTGCCATATGTGTGGCAATATGGGTCACTTAGCTCGTGATTGCATAAATCCCGGACTTCCTGCTCATGATGCAAGACTCTGCAACAACTGCTACAAGCAAGGCCACATCGCTGCTGACTGTACTAACGAGAAGGCTTGCAACAACTGTCGTAAAACCGGTCACCTTGCTCGGGACTGCCTTTATGAGCCAGTTTGCAACATTTGCAATATATCAGGTCATGTAGCCCGACACTGTACTAAGTCAAGTTTGTCATCAGACATGGGAAGCCCTTTCCAGAACATTATTTGCCGCAACTGTGGCCAGCCAGGCCATATCAGCCGTGACTGTGTGTCCATTGTCATATGCAATAACTGTCATGGGAGAGGTCATCTTCATTATGAGTGCCCTTCAGCCAGGATGTATGACTGTGTTGGTGTACGTAG GTAA
- the LOC18586139 gene encoding cellular nucleic acid-binding protein isoform X1, with amino-acid sequence MSLNRSRSPPHGKRFRSIERVSYRDAPHSRDRRNHRQDYLCNKCKRPGHFARECPNMTVCNNCRLPGHVAAECNSTTMCWNCKEPGHLANQCPNEPVCHMCGNMGHLARDCINPGLPAHDARLCNNCYKQGHIAADCTNEKACNNCRKTGHLARDCLYEPVCNICNISGHVARHCTKSSLSSDMGSPFQNIICRNCGQPGHISRDCVSIVICNNCHGRGHLHYECPSARMYDCVGVRRY; translated from the exons ATGAGTTTGAATAGAAGCAGGAGCCCGCCACATGGCAAGAGGTTCCGAAGCATCGAACGTGTCTCCTACCGTGACGCACCTCACTCCAGGGACCGTCGGAATCATCG GCAAGATTATTTGTGCAATAAGTGTAAGCGACCTGGACATTTTGCAAGGGAATGTCCAAATATGACTGTGTGCAACAACTGCAGGCTTCCAGG TCACGTCGCTGCTGAATGCAACTCAACCACTATGTGTTGGAACTGTAAGGAGCCAGGGCATCTTGCCAACCAATGTCCCAATGAGCCCGTTTGCCATATGTGTGGCAATATGGGTCACTTAGCTCGTGATTGCATAAATCCCGGACTTCCTGCTCATGATGCAAGACTCTGCAACAACTGCTACAAGCAAGGCCACATCGCTGCTGACTGTACTAACGAGAAGGCTTGCAACAACTGTCGTAAAACCGGTCACCTTGCTCGGGACTGCCTTTATGAGCCAGTTTGCAACATTTGCAATATATCAGGTCATGTAGCCCGACACTGTACTAAGTCAAGTTTGTCATCAGACATGGGAAGCCCTTTCCAGAACATTATTTGCCGCAACTGTGGCCAGCCAGGCCATATCAGCCGTGACTGTGTGTCCATTGTCATATGCAATAACTGTCATGGGAGAGGTCATCTTCATTATGAGTGCCCTTCAGCCAGGATGTATGACTGTGTTGGTGTACGTAGGTATTAA
- the LOC108663822 gene encoding actin-depolymerizing factor 2-like, with protein MANAASGMAVDDDCKLKFLELKAKRTYRFIVFKIEEKQKQVVVEKLGEPTDSYEAFTASLPADECRYAVYDFDFVTEENCQKSRIIFIAWSPDTSKVRSKMIYASSKDRFKRELDGIQVELQATDPTEMGLDVIKSRTT; from the exons ATG GCAAACGCGGCTTCAGGAATGGCTGTGGATGATGATTGCAAGCTGAAGTTTTTAGAGCTGAAGGCTAAAAGGACTTATCGCTTCATTGTTTTCAAGATTGaggaaaagcaaaagcaaGTTGTTGTTGAAAAGCTTGGTGAACCTACTGATAGCTACGAGGCTTTCACTGCTAGCCTTCCAGCTGATGAGTGTCGATATGCTGTCTATGACTTCGATTTTGTGACCGAAGAAAACTGTCAGAAGAGCAGAATTATTTTCATTGCCTG GTCTCCTGATACATCAAAGGTAAGAAGCAAGATGATCTATGCCAGCTCCAAGGACAGGTTCAAGAGGGAATTGGACGGTATCCAGGTAGAGTTGCAAGCTACCGATCCTACTGAGATGGGTCTTGATGTCATAAAGAGCCGCACCACTTAA
- the LOC18586140 gene encoding transcription factor bHLH114: MRNALLPPVSSQFYIIGNNEVQMPYLDVLMQMESKGNVHGGGFSMESKIFNNDTQLRDGAFVIPYQSHFNSDLQDYQSGSSNCDNNFQQSISLTSKLALPQFEQDIQKLQNGRKRPIVVNDQMPLNGTSALNEWKKKNKRKRLPSFEQQQSRQITEAVTEIKQCRMHMPAVRRSQKLSDKITALQKLVSPYGKTDTASVLQEASLYIKLLQEQIQNLFQMLSSSYNSLRAIHPQEIGKKQQDLRNRGLCLVPISFTQKVTKEDQKVDSDSISRKTIIPRKF; the protein is encoded by the exons ATGAGGAATGCTCTTCTTCCCCCAGTGTCCTCCCAGTTCTACATCATTG gAAACAATGAAGTGCAGATGCCATATCTGGATGTCCTTATGCAGATGGAAAGCAAAGG AAATGTCCACGGCGGTGGCTTTTCTATGGAATCCAAAATATTCAACAATGACACCCAGCTAAGAGATGGGGCCTTTGTTATTCCTTACCAATCCCATTTTAACTCTGACCTACAAG ATTATCAGTCTGGCAGCTCCAACTGTGACAACAATTTCCAGCAGTCTATATCACTTACCAGCAAGCTAGCACTTCCACAATTTGAACAG GACATTCAGAAGTTGCAAAATGGAAGAAAACGACCAATTGTGGTTAATGACCAAATGCCATTGAATGGAACTAGTGCTTTGAATgagtggaagaagaagaacaagagaaaGAGATTACCCTCCTTTGAACAACAGCAATCTCGTCAAATTACTGAAGCAGTAACTGAAATCAAACAGTGCAGG ATGCATATGCCTGCAGTTAGGAGAAGCCAAAAGCTAAGTGACAAGATCACAGCTCTTCAAAAGTTGGTTTCCCCCTATGGAAAG ACTGACACTGCTTCAGTCCTTCAAGAGGCTTCTCTTTACATCAAACTTCTCCAAGAACAAATTCAG AATTTGTTTCAGATGCTGAGCAGCTCATATAACAGTCTCAGGGCTATCCACCCACAG GAAATTGGAAAGAAGCAACAAGACCTAAGAAACAGAGGGCTTTGCTTGGTTCCCATTTCATTCACCCAGAAAGTGACAAAAGAAGACCAGAAGGTTGATAGTGATTCTATATCAAGGAAAACAATCATCCCTAGAAAATTCTAA